The sequence TCTTTGTTGCAGTTTGAGAAGCGAGTCACAACAGAACGGCAGATTTAATTTTCTAGGAAAATTTAACGTAAAATCAGCAAGTGACCAAGATCTACAATTACATCAATGTAGAGCAAGGGCATATAATTAAAGACCAAACAAGTAAGTAAACACTTACACTTTATCACAACCACAAATTCAATTGCGAGTCACATCACCATAACAATTGCGCGCAAAAAACCACCAAAGCACCCTATTTTGACGTTAATGACGTGTGGTTATGTGTTTTTAACGTTTTTGACGGGAAACGAGTTTGATTAATTCATCGATAAGGTGTTTTCTTACTCCTGCCAAAGGCCTACAGGCCACTCTTACCACTTCTCAGAAGAAGCAACAAATCTGGAGCAACGAAGAAGAGGTAGGCCTTTAACTAGAGTGTGTATCTACTAAACAATTAGCGACAGATAACATTCAATCCATTAGTGAAATGAAAGCAAATAGTAAGGAACAGCTATGCTTGCCAATATAAAAAAAACAGCACTAGCAACAGCAATTATTGCAACTGCTACAACAGGTTTTGCATCAGTAGCAACTGCTGCAGAACGCAGCGAACTGACCGTTCACCCGAAAGAGTACACTACATTCGTACGTAACTTTAACCCGTACCTTGGTGCTACTAACCTACATACTACGACTGACTTCATGTATGAGCCGCTAGTAGTATTTAACGAAATGCACGGTAACACTCCAGTGTTCCGTCTAGCTGAAAACTTCAAGATGTCAGATGATCTGATGAGCGTTGTTTTCGACATTCGTAAGGGTGTTAAATGGTCTGATGGAGAAACTTTCTCTGCTGATGATGTTGTTTTTTCTTTCAACCTTGTAAAAGAGAAGCCAGAGCTTGACCAGTCTGGTATCAACTCTTGGGTAACTTCTGTAGAAAAACTGAACGATCACCAAGTTAAGTTCAGCCTAACAGAAGCAAACTCGAACGTACCTTATGAGATTGCTAAAGTACCAGTAGTACCTAAGCACATCTGGAAAGACATTAAAGACCCATCAACTTTCACTAATGAAAATCCAGTGGGTTCTGGTCCATTTACAGAGATCGATACATTTACAGCGCAACTTTACATTCAGTGTGAAAACCCGAACTACTGGGATGCTGACAACCTAGATGTTGACTGTCTACGTGTTCCACAAATTGCGAACAACGACCAATTCCTAGGTAAAGTTGTAAACAGTGAAATGGATTGGACGTCTTCTTTCGTTCCAGATATCGACCGCACATACGCAGCAGCTAGCCCGAAACACCACTACTGGTACCCGCCAGCAGGTACACAGGCATTCATCGTTAACTTCAAGCACCCTGATGCTGCGAAGCATGAAGCATTGAGCAACGTTGAATTCCGTCGTGCTTTCTCTATGGCTCTTGACCGTCAAACGATCATCGACATCGCATTCTACGGTGGCGGTACAGTAAATGATTTCGCTTCTGGTCTTGGTTACGCGTTTGAAGCTTGGTCTGATGAAAAAACTCATGACAAGTACAAAGGCTTCAACACTTACAACGCTGAAGGCGCGAAGAAGCTTCTTGCTGACGCTGGCTTCAAAGATGTAAACAAAGATGGTTTTGTTGATACTCCATCTGGTAAGTCTTTCGAACTAATGATCCAATCGCCAAATGGCTGGACTGACTTCAACAACACAGTTCAACTAGCGGTAGAACAGCTAAACGAAATCGGCATTAAAGCGAAAGCTCGTACGCCAGACTTCTCTGTGTACAACCAAGCGATGCTTGAAGGTACATACGACGTAGCTTACACAAACTACTTCCACGGTGCGGATCCATACACGTACTGGAATAGTGCTTACAACTCATCACTTCAATCTGGTGATGGTATGCCTCGTTTCGCGATGCACTTCTACCAAAACGACAAGCTAGATGGTCTTCTAAACAGCTTCTACAAAACAGCTGATAAGAACGAACAGCTAGATATCGCACACGGTATTCAGCAAATCATCGCTGCAGACCAAGTAACGATCCCTGTGATGTCTGGTGCTTACATGTACCAATACAACACAACTCGCTTCACTGGTTGGTGGAACGAAGAAAATCCAAAAGGCCGTCCAAACATTTGGGCTGGTATTCCAGAGCGTCTACTTCATGTACTGGACCTAAAACCAGTTAAATAAGTAATCGTTCAATCTTTGCGGCGTAACTTCTTACGCCGCTTATAAAAATCCCCACACTCTCAATTGAAAGTATGGCGCTAGTCGTCAGGGGATTTTTCGTTCCAAATTTCGCTAGGAGCGACCTGAATCCAGAAACAGGGAAACAATCTGGGTGAGTAAGGTGTGAGTTATGGGTTATTTTTTAAGACGTTTGTCATTTTATTTTGTCGCGCTATTAGTTGCAGCGACGTTAAACTTTATTATTCCAAGAGCAATGCCTGGTGACCCAGTTACCATGATGTTTGCGAACGCTTCTGTACAAGTTACTCCTGAGCGTATTGCTGCAATGAAAGAACTATTAGGCTTCGTTGATGGCGGCTTACTGGTTCAATACGGCGCATACATGAAGAACATTCTAAGCTGGGAGCTTGGTACATCAATCCAGTTCTACCCACTATCAGTAAATACGCTGTTAGGTGGCGCATTCGGTTGGTCGCTTTTCTTAGCTGGCACCGCAGTTATTCTTTCTTTCTCTATTGGTTCAATCCTAGGTATTTTTGCAGCGTGGAAACGTG is a genomic window of Vibrio sp. FE10 containing:
- a CDS encoding ABC transporter substrate-binding protein, translated to MLANIKKTALATAIIATATTGFASVATAAERSELTVHPKEYTTFVRNFNPYLGATNLHTTTDFMYEPLVVFNEMHGNTPVFRLAENFKMSDDLMSVVFDIRKGVKWSDGETFSADDVVFSFNLVKEKPELDQSGINSWVTSVEKLNDHQVKFSLTEANSNVPYEIAKVPVVPKHIWKDIKDPSTFTNENPVGSGPFTEIDTFTAQLYIQCENPNYWDADNLDVDCLRVPQIANNDQFLGKVVNSEMDWTSSFVPDIDRTYAAASPKHHYWYPPAGTQAFIVNFKHPDAAKHEALSNVEFRRAFSMALDRQTIIDIAFYGGGTVNDFASGLGYAFEAWSDEKTHDKYKGFNTYNAEGAKKLLADAGFKDVNKDGFVDTPSGKSFELMIQSPNGWTDFNNTVQLAVEQLNEIGIKAKARTPDFSVYNQAMLEGTYDVAYTNYFHGADPYTYWNSAYNSSLQSGDGMPRFAMHFYQNDKLDGLLNSFYKTADKNEQLDIAHGIQQIIAADQVTIPVMSGAYMYQYNTTRFTGWWNEENPKGRPNIWAGIPERLLHVLDLKPVK